The following proteins are encoded in a genomic region of Gammaproteobacteria bacterium:
- the flgJ gene encoding flagellar assembly peptidoglycan hydrolase FlgJ produces the protein MNGAADNFQDIASLDNLRQEAQQDENKALEKVAKKFEGIFMQMLLKSMRQANAAFEAEDSPFNGAGTQMYRDMHDQQMALNLSEEGSLGLADLIVQQLGTQQGNFMPASALRTQGLAMSKSATETQVEINPSQTTASNTIANDNAAPSSASPTSMTFSSPQDFVDQLMPYAKKAAKLLGGSPGVLLAQAALETGWGQKVVAKGNGDTSFNLFNIKADRSWQGDKASVKTLEYREGIAVREQAKFRSYENVEQSFNDYVGFIKNSNRYQDAMKNIGNPASYLHSLQEAGYATDPNYATKILGVLNKVTELAR, from the coding sequence ATGAATGGCGCTGCTGATAACTTTCAAGATATCGCATCGCTGGATAATTTACGTCAAGAAGCCCAGCAAGACGAAAATAAAGCGCTAGAAAAAGTTGCCAAGAAGTTTGAAGGCATTTTTATGCAAATGTTGCTCAAAAGTATGCGCCAAGCAAATGCTGCTTTCGAGGCGGAAGATTCACCATTTAATGGCGCTGGCACTCAGATGTATCGCGATATGCATGATCAACAAATGGCATTGAACTTAAGTGAGGAAGGCAGCTTGGGTTTGGCTGACTTAATTGTGCAGCAACTGGGAACTCAGCAGGGAAATTTTATGCCGGCATCGGCGTTGCGGACGCAGGGGTTAGCCATGAGCAAGTCAGCTACTGAAACTCAAGTAGAGATTAATCCTAGTCAAACGACGGCGTCGAATACCATTGCTAATGACAATGCCGCGCCATCTTCGGCAAGCCCAACGTCGATGACCTTTAGTTCACCGCAAGACTTCGTTGACCAATTGATGCCATATGCCAAAAAAGCGGCAAAATTACTGGGTGGTTCGCCAGGCGTCTTGTTGGCGCAGGCGGCTTTAGAGACTGGATGGGGTCAAAAAGTTGTCGCTAAGGGTAATGGTGATACCAGCTTTAATTTATTTAACATTAAAGCTGACCGAAGTTGGCAGGGTGATAAAGCTAGCGTTAAAACCCTTGAATACCGCGAGGGCATTGCAGTACGCGAGCAGGCTAAATTTAGAAGTTACGAAAATGTCGAACAAAGTTTCAACGATTACGTTGGTTTTATTAAAAATTCAAACCGATATCAAGACGCAATGAAAAATATTGGCAATCCGGCAAGCTATTTGCATTCATTACAGGAGGCCGGTTACGCCACGGACCCAAATTATGCAACTAAGATCCTCGGTGTATTAAATAAAGTCACCGAGCTTGCGCGATAA
- the flgL gene encoding flagellar hook-associated protein FlgL yields the protein MRISTSQFYSVNTQNILNRQSDVNGSVMSISEGKRVITAGDDSVAANSILNIRQEQALINQYRTNINYAETRINVEESAIESAENVMFRVKDLILQGNSIGNDDAARDAIAEELAARYDELLSLANSRDESGSYVFGGFQTTTPPFERQSDDSINYVGDIGQRETTVGPGVQVATSDSGQKVFMDVPNAVGDFKPTYSMVAGSGAAVDEPVDRARVASAVISDRSTYVEDDYTIDFVRNTATDEMELTVFDSTPTQVFPTLPATSQVYVAGEPITFNGVEVVITEQPQDGDSISLTPQDSVDIFTTIQQAIDWLKEPNGVGIDEAQRQLDIGHIIGNIDASQIKLGNVRAEIGTRLQLTESQNERHLDYDLTLETSRSSLEDLDMVEAISQFERQKLALQASQTAFSQIQGMSLLNYL from the coding sequence ATGCGAATTTCAACCAGTCAATTTTACAGTGTTAATACTCAAAATATTCTTAACCGTCAGTCTGATGTTAATGGTTCGGTGATGAGTATTTCGGAAGGAAAACGCGTGATAACGGCGGGCGATGATTCGGTTGCCGCCAACTCAATTTTAAATATTCGCCAAGAGCAAGCACTAATCAACCAATATCGAACCAACATTAATTATGCGGAAACGCGGATTAACGTTGAAGAAAGCGCGATAGAGTCGGCTGAAAATGTGATGTTTCGGGTAAAAGACCTCATTCTTCAGGGGAATAGTATTGGCAACGATGATGCTGCTCGTGATGCTATTGCAGAAGAGCTCGCAGCACGCTATGACGAATTGTTGTCATTGGCCAATAGCCGAGATGAATCGGGTAGTTATGTTTTTGGTGGTTTTCAAACGACCACGCCACCCTTTGAGCGTCAATCGGACGACAGCATTAATTATGTTGGCGATATTGGTCAACGTGAAACGACCGTTGGACCGGGCGTGCAAGTGGCAACAAGTGACTCGGGACAAAAAGTTTTCATGGATGTACCTAATGCCGTTGGTGATTTTAAACCTACCTACAGCATGGTGGCGGGATCTGGCGCTGCAGTCGACGAGCCCGTCGACCGCGCACGAGTAGCTAGTGCAGTCATTAGCGATCGCAGCACCTACGTTGAAGATGATTACACCATCGACTTTGTGAGAAATACTGCGACTGATGAAATGGAATTAACGGTATTTGATTCAACGCCTACTCAGGTGTTTCCTACGTTGCCAGCTACATCACAAGTCTATGTTGCTGGTGAACCAATTACGTTTAATGGGGTTGAAGTGGTTATCACAGAGCAACCTCAAGACGGTGATAGCATTAGTTTAACGCCCCAAGACAGTGTTGATATTTTTACCACAATTCAGCAAGCGATTGACTGGCTGAAAGAACCGAACGGCGTTGGTATTGATGAGGCGCAGCGCCAGTTAGATATCGGTCATATTATTGGTAATATTGATGCCAGCCAAATAAAACTTGGTAATGTGCGCGCTGAAATAGGGACTAGACTCCAATTAACTGAAAGTCAGAATGAACGACATTTGGATTATGATCTGACATTAGAAACCTCACGTTCGAGCCTTGAAGATTTAGACATGGTTGAGGCAATTTCACAGTTTGAACGGCAAAAACTTGCCTTACAGGCATCGCAAACGGCCTTTTCACAAATTCAAGGAATGAGCTTGTTAAATTACTTGTAA
- a CDS encoding flagellar basal body rod protein FlgF produces the protein MDKLLYISMSGAKENLNATAIRANNLANAKTSGFKADIEQARSMQAYGEGMPTRVFSLTERPAQNFESGPMVTTGRDLDVAIQGEGWLVVESKDGSPALSRAGSLQIDSEGMLRNSSGLLVMGDFGPIAIPTPIDKLQIGSDGVITVHPQGAPRNVIEEAGRLALVNPDKSELTKGTDGLFRLKDGGEFENDAQIKVASGMVEGSNVNTISEMVDLITLQRQFDTQVKMMKTAEEIDRSQDTLLRLT, from the coding sequence ATGGATAAACTACTCTATATATCCATGAGTGGCGCAAAAGAAAATCTTAATGCAACCGCTATACGAGCAAACAATTTGGCTAACGCCAAAACATCAGGCTTTAAAGCAGATATTGAGCAAGCACGCTCGATGCAAGCTTATGGTGAAGGCATGCCTACACGAGTCTTTTCACTGACTGAGCGGCCGGCCCAAAACTTTGAATCGGGCCCAATGGTCACTACTGGTCGTGATCTTGATGTTGCGATTCAGGGGGAAGGTTGGTTAGTCGTTGAATCAAAAGATGGCTCGCCAGCGCTTTCTCGCGCAGGCTCGCTACAAATTGATAGCGAAGGCATGTTGCGTAATAGCTCTGGTTTGTTAGTAATGGGAGATTTTGGCCCGATAGCTATACCAACCCCAATCGATAAATTACAAATTGGTAGTGATGGTGTTATTACGGTGCATCCGCAAGGTGCGCCAAGAAATGTCATTGAAGAAGCGGGCCGGCTTGCTTTGGTAAACCCTGATAAATCTGAGTTGACTAAAGGCACTGACGGTTTATTTCGTCTTAAAGACGGTGGTGAGTTTGAAAATGATGCTCAGATAAAGGTGGCCAGTGGCATGGTAGAAGGCAGCAATGTTAATACTATCAGTGAAATGGTCGACTTAATCACCTTGCAACGCCAGTTTGATACTCAAGTGAAAATGATGAAAACGGCAGAAGAAATAGATCGCTCACAAGATACCTTGTTGCGATTAACTTAA
- the flgE gene encoding flagellar hook protein FlgE has translation MSFNIALSGIAAATKDLNVTANNIANVSTIGFKESRAEFADVYASSLFTNSKTKAGDGATTAQVAQQFHQGSLKFTNNALDLAITGPGFFVTSDGLDGKDLSFTRAGAFKLNNDNFIVDSNGNYLQTYPVNSDGSSSAINLTTTTGLQIPETAGVPQMSENVTMSMNLPAGTTGKTVGAFDIDDPTTYNHSTSVTIYDSLGEAHVQTTYFVKDDSIATDPNRWVAFAGVDGKPVNVTSPAPTAAETAGTHTGVPVTFDSSGVHVPNTPPNTTLEALGTPGAGVYTAGPNGGQFLTLKLDGPTQFAAGFEVTSLEQDGLTVGRLTGVEIGADGLVKATYSNGSAEALGRVAMARFRNEQGLTQTGNTSWKQSLDSGEPLAGEADSGTFGTINSAALEQANVDLTTELVDLITAQRNFQANSRALEVNQTLSQTILQIR, from the coding sequence ATGTCTTTTAATATCGCATTAAGTGGTATTGCAGCAGCAACCAAAGATTTGAATGTTACCGCAAATAACATTGCCAATGTCAGTACCATTGGCTTTAAAGAATCGCGCGCTGAATTTGCTGACGTGTATGCCTCGTCACTGTTCACTAATTCAAAGACCAAAGCAGGTGATGGCGCAACGACGGCTCAGGTCGCACAGCAATTTCACCAAGGCAGCTTAAAATTTACCAATAATGCACTCGATTTGGCGATAACCGGTCCGGGATTTTTTGTTACCTCTGATGGTTTAGACGGTAAAGATTTGAGTTTTACCCGCGCGGGAGCGTTTAAACTAAACAATGATAATTTTATTGTTGATTCAAACGGCAATTATTTGCAAACTTACCCGGTTAATTCTGACGGGTCGTCTTCTGCCATTAATTTGACGACTACTACTGGTTTGCAGATCCCTGAAACTGCCGGGGTGCCACAGATGTCCGAAAATGTCACGATGTCGATGAATTTACCGGCTGGTACAACGGGAAAAACAGTTGGCGCCTTTGATATAGACGATCCAACTACTTATAACCATTCTACCTCGGTTACTATTTATGACTCGCTCGGTGAAGCGCATGTGCAAACGACCTATTTTGTTAAAGACGATAGCATTGCCACGGATCCCAACCGCTGGGTTGCCTTTGCCGGTGTTGACGGTAAGCCAGTGAATGTTACGTCGCCGGCCCCTACGGCGGCAGAAACTGCCGGTACCCATACCGGGGTGCCGGTCACTTTTGATTCAAGTGGTGTTCATGTACCCAATACTCCGCCTAATACGACATTAGAAGCACTAGGCACGCCTGGGGCTGGTGTTTATACCGCAGGACCTAATGGCGGACAATTTTTAACCCTGAAATTAGATGGGCCAACTCAGTTTGCAGCTGGTTTTGAAGTGACTTCACTTGAACAAGACGGTTTAACGGTCGGGCGTTTAACGGGGGTTGAAATTGGCGCTGATGGATTAGTTAAAGCGACTTACAGTAACGGTAGTGCTGAAGCTTTGGGGCGTGTTGCTATGGCGCGTTTTAGAAATGAGCAAGGGCTAACGCAAACCGGTAATACCTCGTGGAAACAGAGCTTAGACTCTGGCGAACCGCTGGCGGGCGAGGCTGACTCGGGTACGTTTGGTACGATTAACTCGGCGGCATTAGAGCAGGCCAATGTTGATTTAACCACTGAATTGGTCGATTTAATCACGGCGCAGCGTAACTTCCAAGCGAACTCACGAGCGCTCGAAGTAAATCAGACCTTATCTCAAACAATTTTACAAATACGATAA
- a CDS encoding flagellar basal body P-ring protein FlgI, with amino-acid sequence MKNINFNTLIPLLIAILFLSISNANAQRIKDLASIQGVRSNQLVGYGLVVGLPGTGETSPFTDQSFITMLRNFGISMPEGVSPKVKNVAAVAIHAELRAFAKPGQTIDITVSSVGSSKSLRGGTLLRTFLKGLDGNVYAIAQGSLMVSGFSAEGADGSKVIQNTPTVGRIPNGAIVEREVASSFSQGDHITFNLHHSDFSTAKRFAQAINKVLGEGVAMPLDATSIRVSAPRDVSQRVSYLAVLEEFEVIPATAAAKIIVNSRTGTIVVGQQVRLMPAAITHGSLTVTIAESPVISQPNALANGETVVAGQSIVDVTQDDSRMFTFAPGTTLDELVRAVNLIGASPSDLMAILEALKQAGALHGELIVI; translated from the coding sequence ATGAAAAACATCAACTTTAATACGTTAATTCCACTGCTGATAGCTATTTTGTTTCTCAGTATTAGTAACGCTAACGCTCAAAGAATCAAAGATTTAGCATCAATACAGGGCGTTCGGTCTAACCAGCTAGTGGGTTATGGTTTAGTGGTAGGTTTACCAGGTACCGGTGAAACAAGTCCGTTCACCGATCAAAGTTTTATCACTATGTTACGTAATTTTGGCATCTCAATGCCTGAAGGCGTTAGCCCTAAAGTAAAAAATGTTGCAGCCGTGGCTATTCATGCCGAGTTGAGAGCTTTCGCCAAGCCTGGGCAAACGATCGATATTACCGTGTCGTCGGTTGGCAGCTCTAAAAGTCTGCGTGGTGGTACGTTATTACGCACCTTTCTTAAAGGCCTCGATGGCAATGTTTATGCAATCGCTCAAGGCAGTTTAATGGTCTCGGGCTTTAGTGCCGAAGGCGCTGATGGCTCAAAGGTTATTCAAAATACGCCAACCGTAGGTCGGATCCCCAATGGCGCGATTGTCGAACGTGAAGTGGCCAGTTCATTTAGTCAAGGCGATCACATTACGTTTAATCTGCATCATTCTGACTTTTCAACCGCCAAACGTTTTGCCCAAGCAATTAACAAGGTTTTGGGTGAAGGTGTCGCCATGCCGCTTGACGCCACCTCTATTAGGGTGAGCGCGCCCAGAGATGTATCGCAGCGGGTATCGTATTTAGCGGTGTTGGAAGAATTTGAGGTTATCCCTGCAACGGCGGCAGCCAAGATTATTGTAAACTCGCGCACTGGAACAATAGTGGTTGGTCAGCAAGTTCGATTAATGCCGGCCGCTATTACCCACGGGTCGTTAACAGTGACCATCGCCGAATCACCGGTCATTTCGCAGCCTAACGCATTAGCGAACGGTGAAACTGTGGTCGCAGGTCAGTCAATTGTTGATGTGACTCAAGACGATTCTCGGATGTTTACCTTTGCGCCTGGTACCACCTTAGATGAACTGGTTCGTGCGGTTAATTTAATCGGTGCTTCACCTTCAGATCTGATGGCGATTTTAGAAGCATTAAAACAAGCCGGTGCACTGCACGGCGAACTTATCGTCATTTAA
- a CDS encoding flagellin, whose translation MALTVQTNVASLNAQRNLGQSGSALATSMERLSSGLRINSAKDDAAGLQISNRLTSQITGLNVAIRNGGDGISLAQTAEGALQESTNILQRMRDLSIQAANGSNAPEDRRAIQEEMTQLQQELSRISETTTFGERKLLDGSFGTENFQVGAKSFETINMSLAAFGAKDIGSYSTDIAGDGADGYGSVGAANNVNGSLEIVSSQGINTGLGGALSSAKDLADDINSSSSSAGADARTSVSLDLTTFGAGGSLSFGLTGSNGTPITVSAAVTHPNLDPLVNEINKVSGKTGVTAEVVNNEVVLTSERGDDIGFSGYTSTLDVTMNAMDYEGTANGDQFVLGAAGPAAGVATGVVRLSSPINYTVEGSDVSVSSLTVSAAALDSVDSVDVSTALGAQLSIEVIDSALAFIDSNRAMMGAIQNRLESTISNLANVVENNSAARSRIRDTDFAIETAVMTRNQILQQAGTSILAQANQLPQAAVQLLGG comes from the coding sequence ATGGCTCTTACAGTTCAAACAAATGTGGCATCGTTAAACGCGCAGCGTAATTTAGGCCAATCGGGCAGTGCATTAGCCACCTCTATGGAACGCTTGTCTTCAGGTTTACGTATTAATAGCGCTAAAGACGATGCGGCTGGTTTACAAATTTCAAACCGTTTAACCTCTCAAATAACTGGCCTCAATGTCGCTATTCGTAATGGTGGTGATGGTATATCTTTGGCGCAAACAGCTGAAGGGGCATTGCAAGAGTCGACAAATATTCTACAACGAATGCGCGACCTGTCAATTCAAGCAGCTAACGGCTCTAATGCACCAGAAGATCGACGCGCGATTCAAGAAGAAATGACGCAGTTGCAACAAGAGCTCAGCCGTATTTCTGAAACGACCACCTTTGGTGAGCGTAAATTGCTTGATGGCTCGTTTGGCACCGAAAACTTCCAAGTTGGGGCTAAATCGTTCGAAACCATCAATATGTCACTAGCTGCCTTTGGCGCAAAAGATATTGGTTCTTACTCAACTGATATCGCTGGTGATGGCGCAGATGGTTATGGCTCAGTTGGAGCCGCTAATAACGTAAATGGTTCGTTAGAAATTGTTAGCTCACAAGGGATTAATACTGGATTAGGTGGCGCCCTGTCATCAGCGAAAGACTTGGCTGATGACATCAATAGTAGTAGTTCATCAGCTGGTGCCGATGCGAGAACCTCGGTATCGCTTGATCTCACCACTTTCGGTGCTGGTGGTTCTTTATCCTTCGGACTAACAGGCTCAAACGGTACTCCGATTACGGTTTCTGCGGCGGTGACACACCCAAATTTAGATCCCTTGGTCAACGAAATTAATAAAGTCTCTGGTAAAACAGGTGTTACAGCCGAAGTCGTTAACAACGAAGTGGTATTAACCAGTGAGCGTGGTGACGACATTGGATTTTCAGGTTATACCAGCACACTCGATGTCACAATGAACGCGATGGATTATGAAGGTACTGCAAATGGCGATCAGTTCGTTTTAGGAGCTGCGGGGCCGGCAGCCGGGGTAGCCACAGGTGTTGTACGATTATCGTCGCCAATTAACTATACCGTTGAAGGATCTGATGTATCTGTCAGTTCACTTACTGTTAGTGCCGCAGCGCTTGACTCGGTAGATTCTGTAGATGTAAGTACAGCCCTTGGCGCGCAGTTATCGATTGAAGTCATTGACTCGGCATTAGCCTTTATTGACAGCAACCGTGCCATGATGGGTGCGATTCAAAATCGCTTAGAGTCTACTATTTCTAACTTAGCAAATGTCGTCGAAAATAACTCTGCGGCAAGAAGTCGAATTCGTGATACAGATTTTGCGATTGAAACAGCAGTAATGACGCGTAATCAAATATTGCAACAAGCAGGTACCTCTATTTTAGCTCAGGCTAACCAGTTGCCACAGGCAGCGGTTCAATTATTAGGCGGCTAA
- the flgK gene encoding flagellar hook-associated protein FlgK has protein sequence MGVDLLQLGISGLSTAQQQLSTTGHNIANVNNDGYSRQRVIQETTTPFNSGSDFLGTGSKIKDVQRVFDQFRYNEVVFNQSTNSGAQTSASKLGRLDETMSLVGPNITNSLNDLFAAVNSLVDVPGDVGLRQVMLAKADTLAVSTQSMQRTLEAEYSSVNEDIESSVERMTAIAEQLARVNRDVVTASAGGATPNDLLDERDNLLIELAEFTKVSTVATQDGALNVYIANGQTLVTGTSSFSVTSVAGSPDPKQLQVVIQSPSSALQHIDGKNMGGSVGALISYRDGALTETLNKVGLTAIAIADTFNTAQSQGVDLNGLTGQNLFEDINDPNAVRLRSLGATSNTGTLAGGVEITNVNQLSGDDFRLQYSGGTYTLTNLSSGQSQAMTLVVETPAPAVGARSFEATSPDTGFIFKEAGGIPLDGDKFELQPTRLGASNLEVNLTSADQIAASSIVEIYPSGDNVNTAKLTISSVDNSSAADFPTTAGGLSLQAYESPVGTFNLAMVDSSGTAVPLTDLSGAALTSYSGGSIEFQAAGITFKLTGDPTGQTANAPEVYDIDYAFGSGNSKNMLAMAQLTDQKLMNNGKSTIADVFEEAVTNVGSQSATANIEAGAAQTLYDQATARMSNTSGVNLDEEASNLLRFQQAYSASAQVISTANEIFQTILQAVR, from the coding sequence ATGGGTGTTGATTTATTACAATTGGGCATTAGTGGACTCTCTACCGCCCAACAGCAGTTATCAACCACCGGTCATAATATTGCCAATGTTAATAACGACGGCTATTCACGCCAGCGGGTAATTCAAGAAACGACAACGCCCTTTAATTCAGGTTCTGACTTCCTTGGTACCGGCAGCAAAATTAAAGATGTACAGCGAGTCTTTGACCAATTTAGATACAATGAAGTTGTCTTTAATCAGTCCACCAACAGTGGCGCCCAAACCAGCGCGAGCAAATTGGGGCGACTCGATGAAACCATGTCATTGGTTGGGCCTAATATCACAAATTCACTGAACGATTTATTTGCCGCTGTTAATTCCTTGGTTGATGTGCCCGGTGATGTCGGGTTACGTCAAGTGATGCTCGCCAAAGCCGATACCTTAGCCGTTAGTACCCAATCAATGCAGCGAACGCTTGAAGCAGAATATAGCTCAGTTAATGAAGATATTGAAAGCTCAGTAGAAAGGATGACCGCTATCGCTGAGCAATTGGCCCGGGTTAACCGCGACGTGGTTACCGCATCGGCCGGTGGCGCTACGCCAAATGATTTGCTCGATGAAAGGGATAACTTATTAATAGAGCTTGCTGAATTTACCAAGGTTAGCACGGTGGCAACCCAAGATGGCGCGCTTAATGTTTATATTGCCAATGGTCAAACCTTAGTGACTGGTACATCAAGTTTTTCGGTAACCTCGGTAGCGGGTTCCCCCGATCCAAAACAACTGCAGGTGGTGATCCAATCGCCCTCTAGCGCATTGCAACACATTGATGGCAAAAATATGGGCGGGTCGGTTGGCGCGTTGATATCTTACCGTGATGGCGCATTAACTGAAACCCTCAATAAAGTGGGATTAACCGCGATTGCAATTGCCGATACTTTTAACACCGCGCAATCTCAAGGTGTTGATCTAAACGGTCTTACTGGACAAAATTTATTTGAAGATATTAATGATCCCAATGCTGTAAGGTTACGATCATTGGGTGCTACATCTAACACCGGTACGCTAGCCGGTGGGGTTGAAATTACTAATGTTAATCAATTAAGCGGTGATGATTTTAGGCTTCAATATTCGGGAGGAACTTATACCTTAACGAATTTAAGCAGTGGTCAGTCACAGGCGATGACCTTAGTGGTGGAAACCCCAGCACCGGCGGTAGGCGCTCGTTCATTTGAAGCCACTAGCCCAGACACCGGGTTTATCTTTAAAGAAGCCGGCGGTATTCCACTTGACGGTGATAAATTTGAGCTGCAACCAACGCGTCTTGGCGCCAGTAACCTCGAAGTTAATTTAACATCTGCCGACCAAATTGCCGCCTCGTCAATTGTCGAAATTTATCCGTCGGGTGATAATGTTAATACCGCTAAATTAACCATTAGCAGCGTTGATAATAGCAGTGCTGCCGATTTCCCTACAACTGCTGGTGGTTTATCGCTGCAAGCTTATGAGTCACCTGTTGGCACGTTTAACTTGGCGATGGTTGATAGTAGCGGTACAGCAGTGCCACTGACCGATCTAAGTGGCGCCGCATTAACTAGCTATAGTGGCGGCTCGATAGAATTTCAAGCCGCAGGCATCACCTTTAAGCTCACTGGTGATCCGACTGGCCAAACAGCCAATGCCCCTGAGGTTTATGATATAGATTACGCATTTGGTTCAGGCAACTCTAAAAATATGTTAGCGATGGCGCAGCTCACAGATCAAAAATTAATGAACAATGGCAAGTCCACCATTGCCGATGTCTTTGAAGAAGCCGTGACCAATGTCGGCTCACAAAGCGCAACCGCAAATATAGAAGCGGGTGCGGCACAAACACTTTATGATCAAGCTACTGCAAGAATGTCTAATACTTCAGGGGTTAATCTTGATGAAGAGGCGTCAAATTTATTGCGCTTTCAACAAGCGTACTCAGCAAGTGCGCAAGTGATTTCAACCGCCAATGAAATTTTTCAAACCATACTGCAAGCAGTAAGATAA
- the flgH gene encoding flagellar basal body L-ring protein FlgH → MKLLLLVWMLPIVLLGGCSSTANKPIADDPYYAPILPAPAAKNVVVTGSLFSMATPNSLYADVKARNIGDIIEVILSESTQANKKAANSSSKANNFSLTPPTLFGRAATIAGNPLEMELTQSSDFTGASDADQSNSLSGSISVNVIQVLTNGNLIVRGEKWITLNNGDEFIRLTGMVRPQDISADNQIKSIKIANARIQYSGTGSFADSQQMGWLARFFNGTWWPF, encoded by the coding sequence ATGAAATTATTATTGTTAGTTTGGATGTTGCCGATCGTTTTACTGGGTGGTTGTAGCAGTACCGCCAATAAACCGATAGCAGATGACCCTTATTACGCGCCAATATTACCCGCACCAGCGGCGAAAAATGTGGTCGTGACGGGTTCGTTATTTAGTATGGCAACCCCTAATAGTTTGTATGCCGATGTTAAAGCGCGCAATATTGGTGACATTATCGAAGTTATTTTGAGTGAAAGTACTCAAGCCAATAAAAAGGCTGCCAATAGTTCGTCTAAAGCGAATAATTTCAGCTTAACACCGCCTACCTTATTTGGCCGTGCCGCAACAATCGCTGGCAACCCGCTTGAAATGGAACTAACTCAAAGTAGCGACTTTACTGGGGCATCTGATGCCGATCAGTCCAATAGCTTGTCTGGCTCGATTTCGGTTAATGTTATTCAGGTATTAACCAATGGTAATTTAATTGTTCGCGGCGAAAAATGGATAACCTTAAACAACGGTGACGAGTTTATTCGTCTTACGGGCATGGTACGTCCACAAGACATTAGCGCCGATAACCAAATCAAATCAATTAAGATTGCCAACGCAAGAATTCAGTATTCTGGCACAGGATCTTTCGCTGATAGTCAACAAATGGGATGGTTGGCACGATTCTTCAATGGTACATGGTGGCCGTTCTAA
- the flgG gene encoding flagellar basal-body rod protein FlgG: MNAALWISKTGLDAQQTDIATISNNLANASTIGYKKSRAVFEDLLYQNINQPGGKSSQNTELPAGLMLGAGTKVVATQKEFSQGNMLTTENSLDMMIEGSGFFEILKPDGNIAYTRNGQFMLNEEGQIVTPGSGDILQPTITIPADAQSITVSSEGEVSVRLGGQAENTVVGQITVSNFINPQGLEPIGQNLYLETGVSGAPVQGTPGTDGLGSVRQGALETSNVNVTEELVNLIESQRIYEMNSKVISAVDQMMSFVTQQL, translated from the coding sequence ATGAATGCTGCATTATGGATAAGTAAAACGGGCTTAGATGCTCAACAAACTGATATTGCAACAATTTCAAATAACTTGGCCAATGCCAGTACGATTGGTTACAAAAAAAGCCGTGCGGTATTTGAAGATTTGTTATATCAAAACATCAATCAGCCAGGTGGTAAATCATCGCAAAATACCGAGTTACCAGCAGGTCTTATGTTAGGCGCCGGAACTAAAGTCGTTGCAACTCAAAAAGAATTTTCGCAAGGCAATATGTTAACCACTGAAAATTCTCTTGATATGATGATCGAAGGTTCTGGATTCTTCGAAATTTTGAAACCAGACGGTAATATTGCTTATACCCGTAATGGTCAATTTATGCTGAATGAAGAGGGGCAAATTGTTACCCCTGGCAGTGGCGATATATTGCAGCCTACTATCACTATTCCCGCTGACGCTCAGAGTATTACAGTATCTAGTGAAGGGGAAGTGTCGGTTCGTCTTGGCGGGCAGGCAGAAAATACCGTCGTAGGCCAGATAACAGTCTCTAACTTTATTAATCCGCAGGGACTAGAGCCAATTGGCCAGAATTTATACCTTGAAACCGGGGTTAGTGGCGCGCCAGTACAGGGCACTCCAGGCACAGATGGTCTAGGCTCTGTGCGTCAGGGCGCGCTCGAAACATCGAATGTTAACGTGACCGAAGAGTTGGTTAATTTAATTGAATCACAACGTATTTACGAAATGAACTCTAAAGTTATTTCGGCGGTGGATCAAATGATGAGTTTTGTTACTCAGCAGTTATAG